One window of the Eucalyptus grandis isolate ANBG69807.140 chromosome 8, ASM1654582v1, whole genome shotgun sequence genome contains the following:
- the LOC104456120 gene encoding protein WVD2-like 3, which translates to MGTEVIDTCAVKEPDRVAIGSNDSIPQNEETMEMKEYEVKEWTAEDSIAVSELGLEEKHEDGKTVVTKHHGTGLHDEKAKSEAQRKKDNSKSSVPVKHGMKSNRTQYTVPQPFALATAKRANGIRQSGAESDRLKAVDKGINGKSLKALDNDTKRNWTPPSISRKPLQPDNKKNPDEEDSCSIASVNAGSAHVKSQMSMASAPTLRCTERAMKRREFYSKLEEKHQAIEEEKTQSKARTKEESEAAIKQLRKAMMFKATPMPSFYHEGPPPKVELKKVPPTRAKSPKLGRRKSHGNSYSPTQRNLGKPSSLEGNRRSLSHCELGNTAGVTLDCVRNSEDDLTQVSKREELTSPRMNGPRIGDQSQE; encoded by the exons ATGGGAACCGAAGTAATTGATACATGTGCAGTTAAAGAGCCAGATCGTGTTGCTATAGGTTCAAATGACTCGATCCCTCAAAATGAGGAAACAATGGAGATGAAAGAATATGAGGTCAAGGAATGGACTGCTGAAGACTCCATTGCAGTCTCTGAACTTGGCCTTGAAGAAAAACATGAGGATGGCAAGACTGTGGTGACAAAACACCATGGGACTGGCTTGCATGATGAGAAGGCCAAATCGGAAGCTCAGAGGAAAAAGGACAACAGCAAGTCATCAGTGCCGGTGAAGCACGGGATGAAAAGCAATCGAACGCAGTATACTGTCCCACAACCATTTGCCTTGGCAACTGCAAAGCGTGCTAATGGCATTCGCCAGAGTGGGGCTGAATCAGACAGGCTGAAAGCTGTTGATAAGGGCATAAATGGGAAGTCACTGAAAGCACTAGATAATGACACAAAACGGAATTGG ACACCACCTTCAATATCAAGGAAGCCCTTGCAACCAGATAATAAGAAAAATCCTGATGAGGAAGATTCGTGTTCCATTGCTTCCGT CAATGCTGGATCGGCTCATGTCAAGTCCCAAATGAGCATGGCATCAGCTCCCACATTAAGATGCACTGAACGTGCAATGAAACGAAGAGAG tTTTACTCCAAGTTGGAAGAGAAACACCAAgccattgaggaagagaaaacccaGTCCAAGGCGAGGACCAAG GAAGAGAGTGAAGCAGCTATCAAGCAACTGAGAAAGGCTATGATGTTCAAGGCAACCCCAATGCCAAGCTTCTACCATGAGGGGCCTCCTCCAAAGGTCGAACTTAAAAAG GTGCCACCAACCCGTGCAAAATCACCAAAATTGGGCCGAAGGAAGAGCCATGGAAATTCATATAGTCCTACTCAAAGAAATCTGGGGAAACCAAGTTCTCTGGAGGGAAATCGTCGAAGCCTGAGCCATTGTGAATTAGGCAACACTGCTGGTGTCACTCTTGATTGTGTACGCAACTCTGAGGATGATCTTACACAAGTTTCAAAGAGAGAAGAGTTGACTTCCCCGAGGATGAATGGACCCAGGATTGGAGACCAATCTCAAGAATGA